The Ananas comosus cultivar F153 linkage group 7, ASM154086v1, whole genome shotgun sequence genome has a window encoding:
- the LOC109713183 gene encoding LOW QUALITY PROTEIN: receptor-like protein kinase HAIKU2 (The sequence of the model RefSeq protein was modified relative to this genomic sequence to represent the inferred CDS: inserted 2 bases in 1 codon): MPSSVLSLLLLFLLSPLPTIESSTNPEAQILLDLRDSLVSANSPPQVFESWAPTNSPCNFTGVDCDSSGSVSGIDLSGRGISGTLPFDSLCQLPSLTTLSLGSNHLSGALTPSLRNCTFLAHLDLAFNYLTGTVPDLTPLSNLRVLNISDNLFSGPFPWNSLGNLTGLVILNLGDNGFARSPFPDVVRNLTKLTSLRLYEANIGGEFPNWIGELAELQDLELSDNFISGSIPAEIAKLTKLTQFELYNNSISGTLPAGFGSLSELAFFDASMNNLQGNLSELRFLTNLVSLQLFQNNFSGEVPAEFGDFKYLVNLSLYTNQLSGSLPEKLGSWAEFNFIDVSTNMLTGPIPPDMCRRGTMLKLLMLENNFTGGIPPSYANCXRLSSNSLSGAVPAGIWSLPQVNIIDLAGNWFEGPIGAGVGEAKSLNQLFLADNQFSGALPAEIGQASSLVAIDVSYNKLSGEIPATIGKLKGLITLNLQRNSISGAIPESVGSCTSLTAINLAGNNLSGPIPGSLRNLSSLNSLDLSDNQISGEIPGSLSALKLSSLNLSDNRLDGPVPAALSIAAYSSSFIGNPGLCADNKNVQFLPRCASSGGSRSHGKLRTVLAVLLATAALLVALLIFVVKRRSADHADGDRHRFVAKKDSWDMKSFRILSFDEQEIIDSVRRENLIGRGGSGNVYRAELSTGRVVAVKHILHSPCSAYAEENYGGATAILGAPRRMSSLRCREFEAEVGTLSSIRHVNVVKLYCSITSDGSSLLVYEHLPNGSLWDRLHTAAGEKLGTIDWDTRYEVAVGAARGLEYLHHGCDRPILHRDVKSSNILLDECFKPRIADFGLAKILHSAPNQESSTNVIAGTHGYIAPEYAYTCKVNEKSDVYSFGVVLMELVTGRKPIEAEYGESKDIVYWICESMDSREKVMGAVDKRIAEGWAREEAVKVLRVAVLCTARLPTMRPSMRTVVHMLEDAGSGRASDAAHAKDDK; the protein is encoded by the exons ATGCCCTCCTCCGTTCTCTCACTACTCCTCCTGTTCCTCCTCTCCCCGCTCCCCACGATCGAATCGAGCACGAATCCCGAGGCGCAGATCCTCCTGGATCTGAGAGACTCTCTGGTGAGCGCGAACTCACCTCCCCAGGTTTTCGAATCGTGGGCGCCGACCAACTCCCCCTGCAACTTCACCGGCGTCGACTGCGACTCCAGCGGCTCCGTTTCCGGAATCGACCTCAGCGGCAGGGGCATTTCCGGAACTCTACCTTTCGACTCCCTGTGCCAGCTCCCCTCCCTCACCACCCTCTCCCTCGGATCCAATCACCTCTCCGGTGCCCTCACCCCCTCCCTCCGCAACTGCACTTTTCTCGCGCACCTCGACCTCGCCTTCAACTACCTCACCGGAACCGTCCCCGATCTCACGCCCCTCAGCAATCTCCGAGTGCTAAACATCTCCGACAACTTGTTCTCGGGCCCCTTCCCCTGGAACTCGCTCGGTAACCTCACCGGGCTGGTGATCCTAAACCTGGGGGATAACGGTTTCGCGCGGAGTCCGTTTCCCGATGTGGTTCGCAACCTCACGAAGCTCACTTCGCTCCGTCTTTATGAAGCCAACATCGGCGGCGAGTTCCCGAATTGGATCGGCGAACTCGCCGAGCTTCAGGATCTCGAGCTCTCCGACAACTTCATCTCCGGATCGATCCCCGCGGAGATCGCGAAGCTCACGAAGCTCACGCAGTTCGAGCTGTACAACAATTCGATCTCCGGGACCCTCCCCGCGGGGTTCGGAAGCCTCTCGGAGCTCGCCTTCTTTGACGCTTCGATGAACAATTTGCAAGGCAATCTCTCGGAGCTCCGCTTCCTAACGAACTTAGTCTCGCTCCAGCTTTTCCAAAATAACTTCTCCGGCGAGGTGCCCGCGGAGTTCGGGGATTTTAAGTATCTCGTGAACCTATCGCTTTACACGAATCAGCTTTCCGGGAGCCTGCCGGAGAAGCTGGGGAGCTGGGCGGAGTTCAATTTCATCGACGTGTCGACGAACATGTTGACGGGCCCGATCCCGCCGGACATGTGCCGGAGGGGGACGATGCTCAAGCTGCTGATGCTGGAGAACAATTTCACCGGCGGGATACCGCCGAGCTACGCGAATTG TCGACTGAGCAGCAATTCGCTGTCCGGCGCGGTTCCCGCCGGAATCTGGAGCCTGCCCCAAGTCAACATCATCGACCTCGCGGGCAACTGGTTCGAAGGCCCGATCGGCGCGGGGGTCGGCGAGGCGAAGTCGCTCAACCAGCTATTCCTCGCCGACAACCAGTTCTCCGGTGCGCTGCCGGCGGAGATCGGTCAAGCCTCGTCGCTCGTTGCGATCGACGTGTCGTACAACAAGCTCTCTGGAGAGATCCCGGCGACAATTGGGAAGCTGAAGGGCCTCATCACGCTCAATCTGCAGAGGAATTCTATCTCCGGCGCGATCCCCGAATCCGTCGGGTCGTGCACGTCGCTCACTGCGATAAATCTCGCCGGAAACAATCTCTCCGGTCCAATTCCCGGGAGCCTCCGCAATCTTTCGAGCCTGAATTCGCTGGACCTTTCCGATAACCAAATCTCGGGCGAGATCCCGGGGAGTCTGTCTGCCTTAAAGCTCAGCTCGCTGAACCTTTCTGACAACCGCCTCGACGGGCCGGTCCCCGCGGCGCTCTCGATCGCCGCCTACAGCTCGAGCTTCATCGGGAACCCTGGCCTCTGTGCCGACAACAAGAACGTGCAATTCCTCCCTCGGTGCGCTTCGTCCGGCGGCAGCCGATCGCACGGCAAGCTCCGGACCGTCCTGGCAGTCCTCCTTGCCACAGCCGCCCTGCTGGTGGCGCTCCTCATCTTCGTCGTGAAGCGGCGATCCGCCGATCACGCAGACGGCGACCGCCACCGGTTCGTCGCCAAGAAGGATTCGTGGGACATGAAATCGTTCCGCATTCTCAGTTTCGACGAGCAGGAGATCATAGACTCCGTCAGGCGAGAAAATCTCATCGGCAGGGGCGGCTCCGGGAACGTCTACCGCGCCGAATTATCCACCGGAAGAGTAGTCGCGGTGAAGCACATACTGCACAGCCCCTGCAGCGCCTACGCAGAAGAGAACTACGGCGGCGCCACCGCGATTTTGGGCGCTCCGCGGCGCATGTCGTCGCTGCGGTGCCGCGAATTCGAGGCCGAGGTCGGGACGCTGAGCTCGATCCGGCACGTGAACGTCGTGAAGCTCTACTGCAGCATCACCAGCGACGGCTCGAGCTTGCTCGTTTACGAGCACCTCCCGAACGGGAGCCTGTGGGATCGGCTGCATACGGCGGCCGGAGAGAAATTGGGCACAATAGATTGGGACACAAGGTACGAGGTCGCGGTCGGCGCGGCGCGGGGATTAGAATACCTCCACCACGGCTGCGACCGCCCTATCCTCCACCGCGACGTGAAATCCAGCAATATACTACTTGACGAGTGCTTCAAGCCGCGGATCGCCGACTTCGGCCTCGCGAAGATCCTCCACTCTGCGCCGAATCAGGAATCCTCCACCAATGTCATCGCCGGCACCCACGGGTACATTGCTCCCG AGTACGCGTACACCTGCAAGGTGAACGAGAAGAGCGACGTGTACAGCTTCGGAGTGGTGCTGATGGAGTTAGTGACGGGGCGGAAGCCGATCGAGGCGGAGTACGGGGAGAGCAAGGATATCGTGTATTGGATATGCGAGAGCATGGACAGTAGGGAGAAGGTGATGGGCGCGGTGGATAAGAGAATAGCCGAGGGGTGGGCGAGGGAGGAGGCGGTGAAGGTGCTGAGAGTGGCGGTGCTGTGCACGGCGAGGCTCCCGACGATGAGGCCGTCGATGAGGACCGTCGTGCACATGCTGGAGGATGCCGGGAGCGGCCGGGCCTCCGATGCTGCGCATGCCAAGGACGACAAGTAG